In Haloarcula salinisoli, one genomic interval encodes:
- a CDS encoding zinc ribbon domain-containing protein: protein MDDGPEVSGDEPPDGDGPLACPACGVELERAAVNCPECDEQLVSEEVVELLDERMDVAFESGRATTPRWAVVLTGLSLGIAVAPLVVYAAVIAVPDLPSTVLVGLGLAGWLLPAAALSRLPNPSAVLSRGLYLVVGGIAAVVVAVAYDVVSAGPSALGGNSTAVAILAVPAALALLLARRVAGRAARQARGEPGPLHERAGIEPEDDASGDDG from the coding sequence ATGGACGATGGGCCCGAGGTGAGTGGGGACGAGCCGCCGGACGGCGACGGACCGCTGGCCTGTCCCGCCTGCGGCGTCGAGCTGGAACGGGCGGCGGTGAACTGTCCGGAGTGTGACGAGCAACTGGTCTCCGAGGAAGTGGTGGAGCTACTCGACGAACGGATGGACGTGGCCTTCGAGTCGGGGCGCGCGACGACGCCGCGCTGGGCGGTCGTGTTGACGGGGCTGTCACTCGGTATCGCCGTGGCGCCGCTCGTCGTCTACGCGGCCGTCATCGCCGTCCCAGACCTCCCCTCCACGGTGCTCGTCGGACTGGGACTGGCCGGCTGGCTCCTGCCGGCGGCAGCGCTATCGCGGCTCCCGAATCCGAGCGCGGTGCTCTCTCGTGGGCTGTATCTCGTGGTCGGGGGTATCGCCGCGGTCGTCGTCGCTGTGGCGTACGACGTGGTCTCGGCCGGGCCGTCAGCGCTGGGGGGCAACTCCACCGCGGTCGCCATCCTCGCGGTCCCGGCGGCACTCGCGCTCTTGCTGGCACGCCGCGTCGCTGGCCGGGCGGCTCGACAGGCCCGCGGCGAACCGGGGCCGCTCCACGAGCGAGCGGGTATCGAGCCTGAAGACGACGCGTCGGGGGATGACGGCTGA